A section of the Campylobacter lanienae NCTC 13004 genome encodes:
- a CDS encoding cation acetate symporter: MRIFIALLSFFALLNGASLDFGGAKSELNILAIVMFAIFVLATLGITYYSNKLSNSASGFYTAGGNITGFQNGMATAGDYMSAASFLGIVGLVFHSGFDGLVYSIGFLVGWPIMLFLIAEKFRNLGKFTFSDIIAYRLEDKPIRIISAVSGLSVILFYLIAQMVGAGSLIQVLFGLPYEAAVIIVGVMMILYVTFGGMHATTWVQIIKAGLLLGGATFMAIMILYHSGFNLSVYFDLAISNHPNGEDIMKPGGLLADPISAISLGLALMFGTAGLPHILMRFFTVKDAKEARKSVFYATGFIGYFYILTFIIGFGAIAFLLGNPEFIGSDGKFNGIANMEAIELSKVLGGDIFYGFISAVSFATILAVVAGLAISGAGAISHDLYVNVCKNGKCDADTEMKVTKRATIALGLLAILLGIIFEGQNVAFMVGLAFSIAASVNFPIILLCIYWRGLSTRGVFYGGLIGLFGVLGLVILSPSIWVDILGFESAIFPYSYPAIFSMPITFIAIYIISKFDNSKRAKIDRSGFDAQDFRAQTGIGASQAISH; encoded by the coding sequence ATGAGAATATTTATAGCTTTGTTATCGTTTTTTGCCCTCTTAAATGGGGCGAGTTTGGATTTTGGTGGGGCTAAAAGTGAGTTAAATATTTTAGCGATTGTGATGTTTGCTATCTTTGTCTTAGCTACGCTTGGTATCACATATTACTCCAATAAACTCTCAAACTCCGCATCTGGATTTTACACCGCTGGTGGCAATATCACCGGGTTTCAAAATGGTATGGCTACGGCTGGGGATTATATGAGTGCGGCTAGCTTTTTGGGGATTGTGGGGCTTGTTTTTCATAGTGGTTTTGATGGGCTTGTATATTCGATAGGATTCCTTGTCGGTTGGCCTATTATGCTATTTTTGATTGCTGAGAAATTTAGAAATCTTGGTAAATTCACATTTTCAGATATTATCGCCTATAGATTAGAAGATAAACCAATAAGGATAATCTCAGCCGTTAGCGGTCTTAGTGTTATATTATTCTATCTTATAGCGCAGATGGTTGGTGCTGGGAGCTTGATACAAGTTCTTTTTGGGTTGCCTTATGAAGCAGCGGTGATTATCGTTGGAGTTATGATGATACTATATGTAACCTTTGGTGGAATGCATGCTACTACTTGGGTTCAGATTATTAAGGCTGGACTGCTTCTTGGTGGGGCTACATTTATGGCGATTATGATACTTTATCACTCTGGGTTTAATCTAAGTGTATATTTTGATTTAGCTATTTCTAATCATCCTAATGGCGAAGATATCATGAAGCCTGGTGGCTTGCTCGCTGATCCTATATCTGCTATATCTTTGGGGCTTGCTTTGATGTTTGGTACTGCTGGATTGCCTCATATTTTAATGAGATTTTTTACAGTAAAAGATGCCAAAGAGGCTAGAAAATCTGTATTTTACGCTACAGGATTTATAGGGTATTTTTATATTTTAACATTTATTATAGGCTTTGGAGCGATAGCATTTTTGCTAGGAAATCCTGAATTTATAGGTAGTGATGGCAAATTTAATGGCATAGCAAATATGGAGGCCATAGAGCTATCTAAAGTCTTAGGTGGGGATATATTTTATGGATTTATATCTGCTGTAAGCTTTGCTACTATTTTAGCTGTGGTGGCTGGACTTGCTATATCTGGAGCTGGAGCTATAAGCCATGATCTATATGTAAATGTGTGTAAAAATGGAAAATGCGACGCAGATACAGAGATGAAAGTTACAAAAAGAGCCACAATAGCCTTGGGATTGCTAGCAATTTTGCTTGGTATAATTTTTGAAGGGCAAAATGTCGCTTTCATGGTTGGACTCGCATTTAGCATAGCAGCTAGTGTGAATTTTCCTATAATTTTGCTTTGTATATACTGGCGTGGTCTTAGCACAAGGGGTGTATTTTATGGCGGATTGATTGGGCTATTTGGCGTGCTTGGATTGGTGATATTAAGCCCTAGTATATGGGTCGATATCTTGGGATTTGAGAGTGCTATTTTCCCTTATAGTTATCCTGCGATATTTAGTATGCCTATCACATTTATAGCGATCTATATCATATCTAAATTTGACAACTCCAAAAGAGCCAAAATAGATAGATCTGGTTTTGATGCGCAAGATTTCAGAGCTCAAACTGGCATTGGAGCTAGTCAAGCTATATCACATTAA
- a CDS encoding DUF485 domain-containing protein codes for MKNHDILKRYAKFIAFRNIFCIVMSCGILAIFFAFILAIGFYPDILGYKIGPSSITLGIICGIFIIAIAILSTGIYTLFANKYFDKEQSEIIEILERNNKLDEAQKYGIKGLE; via the coding sequence ATGAAAAATCACGATATTTTAAAGAGATATGCTAAATTTATCGCTTTTAGAAATATATTTTGTATTGTGATGAGTTGCGGAATTTTAGCTATATTTTTCGCTTTTATACTAGCTATTGGCTTTTATCCCGATATTTTAGGATACAAAATAGGGCCTAGCTCTATTACTCTTGGGATAATTTGCGGGATTTTTATCATTGCGATTGCGATATTATCCACTGGTATTTATACGCTTTTTGCAAATAAATATTTTGACAAAGAGCAGTCTGAGATCATCGAGATATTAGAAAGAAATAACAAATTAGATGAGGCTCAAAAATATGGTATAAAGGGGTTAGAATGA
- a CDS encoding methylenetetrahydrofolate reductase, whose product MLKDKIKQGRSGIILYGLTPPKISLSEDKAKEIALKQLQRLEGIKIDGLVIYDLQDESSRNSDNRTFEFVRTINPEIYAKDYLQNRYESVIYKAVGNYDKSEFRDFLLSHSNAISVFVGASSASDTPRLALNEAYKMKKEIANTLTLGGICIPERHMKKNNEDLRVASKRVKGCEFFITQAVYDIETAKKFLDDFAVLGIKNTPIIFTFTPCGNEKTFEFMQWLGISISELSKRRIFDSNDPLENSVKLSLDMFEFLYKYGQTKGVSVGANVESISTRKVEIEASIKLLKGIISIVENDSLENTKSKIQSASRFDE is encoded by the coding sequence ATGCTAAAAGATAAGATAAAACAAGGTAGATCGGGAATTATTTTATATGGTCTTACTCCGCCCAAAATTAGTCTAAGCGAAGATAAAGCTAAAGAGATAGCCTTAAAGCAACTTCAAAGGCTTGAAGGGATAAAGATAGATGGCTTAGTAATCTATGATTTACAAGATGAGAGTAGTCGTAACTCAGATAATAGGACATTTGAATTTGTCCGAACGATAAATCCTGAAATTTATGCTAAGGATTATTTACAAAATCGCTATGAATCTGTGATATATAAGGCTGTTGGCAACTATGATAAGAGCGAATTTAGAGATTTTTTGCTATCTCATAGTAATGCTATAAGCGTATTTGTAGGGGCTAGCTCAGCTAGTGATACTCCTAGACTTGCTCTAAATGAAGCCTATAAGATGAAAAAAGAGATCGCAAATACACTAACGCTTGGTGGCATCTGCATTCCAGAGCGCCATATGAAAAAAAATAATGAAGATCTACGAGTGGCCTCTAAGAGAGTGAAGGGGTGTGAGTTTTTCATCACTCAAGCGGTTTATGATATTGAGACTGCTAAGAAATTTTTAGATGATTTTGCTGTTTTAGGGATTAAGAATACTCCGATAATTTTTACATTTACACCATGTGGTAATGAAAAGACTTTTGAATTTATGCAGTGGCTAGGAATATCTATAAGCGAATTATCTAAGCGTAGAATCTTTGATAGTAATGATCCATTAGAAAACTCTGTGAAATTAAGCCTTGATATGTTTGAGTTTTTATACAAATATGGCCAGACAAAGGGCGTTAGCGTAGGGGCAAATGTAGAGAGCATATCCACTAGAAAAGTAGAGATAGAAGCGTCCATCAAACTTTTAAAAGGGATTATCTCAATTGTAGAAAATGACTCATTAGAAAATACCAAAAGCAAAATTCAAAGCGCTTCTAGATTTGATGAGTAG
- the metE gene encoding 5-methyltetrahydropteroyltriglutamate--homocysteine S-methyltransferase has protein sequence MSKSFVTGFPRIGEQRELKFALENFWAGKSSFGEVQKVASELKKRHWGYQLEAKVDLISVNDFSYYDLMLDNIITFGAIPPRFNGLNGYDLYFSMARGNANSVAMEMTKWFNTNYHYIVPELSRDTKFKLDSSKIVAEYKEAKEAGVDNAKINLIGPITFLALSKTTDGSNAFDHLESLKAEYIKLINELSKLDNEVIIQIDEPIFVTDKASELASKIVPIYDALAAAANNVKIIFMTYFEHANEAVEEVVKSKIWAIGLDFVHASSQDKALKILSKSDKVLFAGLIDGRNVWVSNLDAKAQIVNNIKEFIPDDRLYIGTSCSLLHVPYTLKYEENLAIKEWLAFGVEKLTELRLLKKLVNGGDFCEIGSSLIEANRSAVASRKTSELINDINVQNRVKSLNKFDRDTAYEERIKIQKAAFNLPELPTTTIGSFPQTPELRQVRNAYKKSLITKESYESEIKKYIDDCIKFQEECGLDVLVHGEPERNDMVEYFGEQLKGYAFSANGWVQSYGSRCVKPPLLFGDVSRPAPMTVDWIKYAQSKTSKIMKGMLTGPVTILNWSFVRDDKPRSEIAKELALCIYDEIDDLQKAGIKIIQVDEAAFKEGYPLRKENIAAYEKFAVDCFKLSVSVAKASTQIHTHMCYSEFNDIIKTIEAMDADVISIETARSGNELLKIFKSVGYKQEVGPGVYDIHSPRIPTVEEIATQINALLEVLPKSQLWINPDCGLKTRKWQEVKPSLENMVKAVKIVRMS, from the coding sequence ATGTCAAAAAGTTTTGTAACAGGATTTCCTAGAATCGGAGAACAAAGAGAGTTAAAATTCGCCCTTGAGAATTTCTGGGCTGGTAAAAGTAGCTTTGGTGAAGTCCAAAAGGTAGCTAGCGAGCTTAAAAAACGCCACTGGGGGTATCAGCTAGAGGCTAAAGTTGATTTAATCAGTGTTAATGACTTCTCATATTATGATTTAATGCTTGATAATATCATAACTTTTGGCGCTATTCCGCCACGCTTTAATGGATTAAATGGCTATGATCTATACTTCTCAATGGCTAGAGGAAATGCTAATAGCGTAGCTATGGAGATGACAAAATGGTTTAATACAAACTACCATTATATCGTCCCTGAGCTTAGCCGTGATACCAAATTTAAATTAGATAGTAGTAAGATTGTCGCAGAATACAAAGAGGCCAAAGAAGCTGGCGTAGATAACGCTAAGATAAATTTAATCGGCCCTATTACATTTTTAGCACTTAGTAAAACAACAGATGGGAGTAACGCATTTGATCATCTTGAGAGCTTGAAAGCTGAGTATATCAAACTAATTAATGAGCTTTCAAAACTTGATAATGAAGTTATAATCCAAATTGATGAGCCGATATTTGTAACTGATAAAGCTAGTGAGTTAGCTAGCAAAATAGTCCCAATTTATGACGCTTTAGCCGCTGCTGCAAATAATGTTAAAATCATATTTATGACCTATTTTGAGCATGCTAATGAAGCGGTTGAAGAGGTAGTTAAAAGCAAAATTTGGGCTATTGGTTTGGATTTTGTCCATGCCTCTTCACAAGATAAAGCTCTTAAAATACTATCTAAGAGTGATAAAGTGCTTTTTGCTGGCTTGATAGATGGTAGAAATGTATGGGTTAGCAACCTTGATGCTAAGGCTCAAATCGTAAATAACATAAAAGAATTTATCCCAGATGATCGCCTATATATTGGCACTTCGTGTTCGCTTTTACATGTTCCATATACTTTAAAGTATGAAGAGAATTTAGCTATAAAAGAGTGGCTAGCCTTTGGTGTTGAGAAGCTTACCGAGCTTAGACTTCTAAAAAAATTGGTAAATGGTGGTGATTTTTGTGAGATTGGTAGCTCGTTGATTGAGGCTAATCGCTCAGCAGTTGCTTCAAGAAAAACTTCAGAATTAATCAATGATATAAATGTCCAAAATAGGGTAAAATCATTAAATAAATTTGATAGAGATACAGCCTATGAAGAGCGTATTAAAATCCAAAAAGCCGCCTTTAATCTACCTGAACTTCCTACTACTACAATAGGTAGCTTCCCACAAACTCCAGAGCTTAGACAAGTCCGTAACGCATATAAAAAATCTCTAATCACAAAAGAGTCATATGAGAGTGAGATTAAAAAATATATTGATGACTGTATCAAATTCCAAGAAGAGTGCGGATTGGATGTATTAGTCCATGGTGAGCCTGAGAGAAATGATATGGTTGAGTATTTTGGCGAACAGCTAAAAGGCTACGCATTCAGTGCTAATGGTTGGGTTCAAAGCTATGGTAGTAGATGTGTTAAGCCACCACTTCTTTTTGGTGATGTGAGTCGCCCAGCACCTATGACTGTGGATTGGATCAAATACGCTCAAAGCAAAACTTCAAAGATTATGAAAGGTATGCTAACAGGCCCTGTAACTATCCTAAATTGGAGCTTTGTTAGAGATGATAAGCCAAGAAGCGAGATAGCTAAAGAGCTTGCGCTTTGTATCTATGATGAGATTGACGATTTACAAAAAGCTGGTATTAAGATCATTCAAGTTGATGAAGCAGCATTTAAAGAGGGATATCCACTTCGCAAAGAGAATATCGCAGCATATGAAAAATTCGCCGTTGATTGCTTTAAATTAAGCGTTAGCGTAGCAAAAGCATCTACACAGATTCACACACATATGTGCTATTCTGAATTTAACGATATTATCAAAACCATTGAAGCAATGGACGCTGATGTAATCAGCATAGAGACTGCTAGAAGTGGAAATGAGCTATTAAAAATATTTAAATCAGTTGGCTATAAGCAAGAAGTTGGTCCAGGCGTATATGATATTCATAGTCCTAGAATTCCTACGGTCGAAGAGATAGCAACTCAGATAAATGCGCTTTTAGAAGTTCTACCTAAGTCTCAACTATGGATAAATCCAGATTGCGGATTAAAAACACGCAAATGGCAAGAGGTAAAGCCAAGCCTAGAAAATATGGTAAAAGCGGTTAAAATAGTCCGTATGAGTTAA
- a CDS encoding RNA degradosome polyphosphate kinase — translation MENKDMFINRELSWLRFNSRVLAQCNKDLPLLEKLKFIAIYCTNLDEFYMIRIAGLKQLFAAGIVVSGSDEMTPLDQLREIRKYLKDEQEILEAYYKDTVSKLAEQGLHIQNYEELNDEVKARADEYFFSNILPVIVPIAVDPTHPFPHLNNLSFALAVKLCDDAHPEIVKFGMIRISRVLPRFYYAGDGIYVPIESIVHRHAEEIFPGYRLLSSCAFRVTRNADMVIEEEEADDFMLILEQGLKLRRKGAFVRLQIASGCDPEILDFLNLHMKIFYKDIYEYSIPLTLGSLWQIISDKEFSHLLLPPYTPKTLPPFGQNVSMFDAIDKEDVLLFHPYESFDPVTQFIKEAAKDPKVISIRMTLYRVEKNSAIIQALIDAANEGKQVTVMVELKARFDEENNLHWAKALENAGAHVIYGITGFKVHAKVSQVIRQVGDKLNFYIHLGTGNYNGSSAKIYTDISYFTSRDDLAKDTTTFFHILSGFSKNRRLNELSMSPMQIKERVIAMIKNEAKMGSEGRIIAKMNALVDSDVIKALYEASNAGVQINLIIRGICCLRPGVLGMSENIKVRSIIGKYLEHARIFYFKHANPKFYISSADWMPRNLERRLELMTPITDSVSQGKLGEILRLQLQDNELAFELGSDGEYSAVVKSPNEKSINNHEFFEGYLNKIFKTMKKSSDQDKVQILASKLFKES, via the coding sequence ATGGAAAATAAAGATATGTTTATCAATCGTGAGCTATCTTGGCTTAGATTTAATTCTAGAGTTTTAGCACAATGTAACAAAGATCTTCCGCTATTAGAAAAGCTGAAATTTATAGCGATATATTGTACAAATTTAGATGAATTTTATATGATTAGGATAGCTGGGCTTAAGCAGTTATTTGCTGCTGGTATAGTAGTGAGTGGTAGTGATGAGATGACGCCTTTGGATCAGTTAAGAGAGATTAGAAAATATCTAAAAGATGAACAAGAGATCTTAGAAGCATACTACAAAGATACAGTAAGCAAGCTTGCTGAACAAGGGCTACATATCCAAAATTATGAAGAGTTAAATGATGAAGTTAAGGCTAGGGCAGATGAGTATTTCTTCTCAAATATCTTACCTGTGATAGTCCCTATCGCTGTAGATCCTACTCATCCATTTCCGCATCTTAATAATCTTAGTTTTGCTCTGGCTGTGAAGCTTTGTGATGATGCGCATCCTGAGATTGTTAAATTTGGGATGATTAGGATTAGTAGGGTATTGCCTAGATTTTACTATGCTGGTGATGGGATTTATGTGCCTATTGAGAGTATAGTCCATAGGCACGCTGAAGAGATATTTCCGGGTTATAGATTGCTTAGTAGCTGTGCGTTTAGGGTTACTAGAAATGCTGATATGGTTATAGAAGAAGAAGAGGCTGATGATTTTATGCTTATTTTAGAACAGGGCTTGAAGCTCCGCCGTAAGGGTGCCTTTGTAAGATTACAGATAGCCTCTGGTTGTGATCCTGAAATTTTGGATTTTCTAAATTTACATATGAAAATTTTCTATAAAGATATATATGAGTATAGTATTCCTTTGACTCTTGGGTCGCTTTGGCAAATTATATCTGATAAGGAATTTTCACATCTTTTATTACCACCATATACGCCTAAAACTCTACCGCCATTTGGTCAGAATGTCTCTATGTTTGATGCTATTGATAAAGAAGATGTGTTGTTGTTTCACCCATATGAGAGCTTTGATCCGGTGACTCAATTTATCAAAGAAGCAGCCAAAGATCCAAAAGTTATATCTATTAGAATGACCCTTTATAGAGTTGAGAAAAACTCAGCTATAATTCAAGCATTAATAGATGCAGCAAATGAAGGCAAGCAAGTTACTGTAATGGTGGAGTTAAAAGCTAGATTTGATGAAGAAAATAACCTTCATTGGGCAAAAGCACTTGAAAATGCCGGCGCTCATGTGATTTATGGAATCACTGGGTTTAAAGTCCATGCTAAGGTTAGCCAAGTTATACGCCAAGTTGGGGATAAACTGAATTTCTATATCCATCTAGGCACTGGTAATTACAATGGAAGTAGCGCAAAAATTTACACAGATATTAGCTATTTTACTTCAAGAGATGATCTAGCTAAGGATACAACTACATTTTTCCATATTCTATCTGGATTTAGCAAAAATCGTAGATTAAATGAGCTATCTATGTCACCGATGCAGATTAAAGAGCGTGTAATAGCAATGATTAAAAACGAAGCCAAAATGGGTAGCGAGGGTAGAATCATAGCTAAGATGAATGCTCTAGTAGATAGCGATGTTATCAAGGCTTTATATGAAGCTAGCAATGCTGGAGTACAGATAAATTTAATAATCAGAGGTATATGCTGCCTTCGCCCAGGCGTGCTAGGAATGAGCGAAAATATCAAGGTTAGATCGATAATCGGTAAATATCTTGAACACGCTAGAATATTCTATTTTAAACACGCTAATCCTAAATTTTATATAAGTAGCGCTGATTGGATGCCTAGAAATTTAGAAAGAAGATTGGAGCTTATGACGCCTATTACAGACTCTGTATCTCAAGGCAAATTGGGCGAAATTTTACGCTTACAACTTCAAGATAATGAGTTGGCATTTGAGTTAGGTAGCGATGGAGAGTATAGTGCTGTGGTAAAATCTCCAAACGAAAAATCAATAAACAATCATGAATTTTTTGAAGGCTATCTAAATAAAATCTTTAAAACAATGAAAAAATCAAGCGATCAAGATAAGGTTCAAATCTTAGCTTCAAAACTCTTTAAAGAGAGCTAA
- the lpxD gene encoding UDP-3-O-(3-hydroxymyristoyl)glucosamine N-acyltransferase — MKLSQIYSILGLEFSGDDIEIVSLSSLALAQRAQMSYCDSPKNTKYLADCKAGAVLVSKDMVDMVKSRAVVVENPHLAFAILSKYFSKPLIREFKPSNIDESVTIMPNAYIGSGVTIGKNSLIMPGAYIGDNVTIGSDCIIHPNVTIYADSVIGNECIINANSVIGSDGFGYAHTKTGEHIKIYHNGWVILEDCVEIGACTTIDRGVFEPTIVRKYSKIDNLVQIGHNCEIGYGSILVSQVGLAGSTKLGRNVIMGGQSGTAGHLSIGDFAKIAGRGAVSKSIEGSKEYGGYPLMELKEWFKTQARFLREFGNKNSKKDQ; from the coding sequence ATGAAATTAAGTCAAATTTACTCTATTTTAGGATTAGAATTTAGCGGTGATGATATCGAGATTGTCTCTCTTAGCTCCTTGGCGTTAGCTCAAAGGGCTCAAATGAGCTATTGTGATTCACCTAAAAATACAAAATATCTAGCTGATTGTAAGGCTGGTGCCGTGCTAGTGAGTAAAGATATGGTTGATATGGTAAAGAGTAGGGCGGTTGTGGTAGAAAATCCCCATCTTGCCTTTGCTATCTTATCAAAATACTTCTCAAAGCCATTGATTAGAGAATTTAAACCATCAAATATAGATGAGAGCGTAACTATAATGCCAAATGCCTATATAGGAAGTGGCGTAACTATAGGCAAAAATAGCCTAATAATGCCCGGAGCATATATAGGTGATAATGTAACAATCGGCAGTGATTGTATAATCCACCCAAATGTTACAATCTACGCTGATAGCGTAATAGGCAATGAGTGTATAATTAACGCAAATTCAGTCATCGGTAGCGATGGTTTTGGCTACGCACATACCAAAACTGGCGAACACATTAAGATATATCACAATGGATGGGTGATCTTAGAAGATTGCGTAGAAATTGGCGCTTGTACCACGATAGATAGAGGAGTTTTTGAGCCGACAATTGTGCGTAAATACTCAAAAATTGATAACCTAGTCCAAATAGGCCACAATTGTGAAATCGGCTATGGCAGTATCTTGGTCTCTCAAGTTGGTTTAGCAGGTAGCACAAAGCTTGGTCGCAATGTAATAATGGGCGGTCAAAGCGGAACCGCAGGGCATCTAAGCATAGGTGATTTTGCTAAGATTGCTGGGCGTGGTGCTGTATCAAAGAGCATTGAAGGCTCTAAAGAGTATGGCGGATATCCACTTATGGAGCTTAAAGAGTGGTTTAAAACTCAAGCTAGATTTTTGCGTGAATTTGGTAATAAAAATAGTAAGAAGGATCAATAG
- the ilvN gene encoding acetolactate synthase small subunit, producing the protein MRRVISAIVLNEHGVLSRIVGLFSGRGYNIDSLTVAPVPESEFSRVTITTSGDARVFEQIVKQLHKLIPTYKVIDDSGEYVEKEMALIKISLNEDFSGLDAILKSYNAIVANANEQYIIIMGCDNSARIDCFIKVMKKYNPIQIVRSGSVMMEV; encoded by the coding sequence ATGAGAAGGGTTATTTCTGCAATTGTATTAAATGAACACGGGGTTTTAAGCCGTATAGTTGGGCTATTTTCAGGGCGTGGGTACAATATAGACTCTTTGACTGTAGCTCCTGTGCCAGAGAGTGAATTTTCTAGGGTTACGATCACCACAAGTGGCGATGCTAGAGTATTTGAGCAGATCGTTAAGCAACTTCACAAACTCATACCAACTTATAAAGTTATAGATGATAGTGGCGAATATGTAGAAAAAGAGATGGCGCTTATCAAAATTTCGCTAAATGAGGATTTTAGCGGACTTGATGCGATATTAAAATCATATAACGCTATAGTAGCTAACGCAAATGAACAATACATAATAATAATGGGTTGTGATAACTCTGCTAGAATTGATTGTTTTATTAAAGTTATGAAAAAATATAACCCAATACAAATAGTCCGAAGTGGCTCAGTAATGATGGAAGTATGA
- a CDS encoding acetolactate synthase large subunit, which produces MKKLNGSQMISEALKHEGVSVVFGYPGGAALNIYDETYKQEYFTHILTRHEQAALHAADGYARVSGEVGVAFVTSGPGFTNAITGLATAYADSIPLVLISGQVGLPLIGTDAFQEIDAVGISRPCVKHNFLVKSIEELPLILKQAFYIARSGRPGPVHVDIPKDVTAAIGDFEYPSEIKMKTYKPTTKGHPNQIKKACEAIMASKKPIAYIGGGAVSSGASDEIREFIQKTQIPAVETLMALGVLTPVNPLNLAMVGMHGSYAANMALSEADLIICLGARFDDRVTGKLSEFAKNAKIIHIDIDPSSIGKIVKVDYPIVGDLKNVMIELNEKINLNGDEFSAWRDQIEIYKKLHPLNYKDSDEVLKPQWVIEKMGEILPKESIITTDVGQHQMWVAQFFPFNRPRQLLTSGGLGTMGYGLPAAMGAAWASDAPVIAVSGDGGFLMNIQELMTLVANKKRVINIILNNNFLGMVRQWQTFFYDERYSNTDLSIQPDFVKICEGFGGKGFVATTKSEFESALNAALECECVSVIEVKIDRFENVLPMVPAGAAIYNMILE; this is translated from the coding sequence ATGAAAAAGCTAAATGGCTCGCAAATGATAAGCGAAGCGCTAAAACACGAAGGTGTTAGCGTTGTTTTTGGTTATCCTGGTGGCGCAGCATTAAATATCTATGATGAGACATATAAACAAGAGTATTTCACACATATTTTAACTCGCCACGAACAAGCAGCCCTACATGCAGCCGATGGTTACGCAAGAGTTAGTGGCGAAGTTGGCGTGGCATTTGTAACTAGTGGCCCAGGATTTACAAACGCTATAACCGGTCTAGCTACGGCGTATGCTGATTCCATCCCATTAGTTTTAATTAGCGGTCAAGTTGGCCTACCATTAATCGGCACAGACGCATTTCAAGAGATTGACGCCGTAGGTATATCAAGGCCTTGTGTGAAGCATAATTTTTTAGTCAAAAGCATCGAAGAGTTGCCACTTATCTTAAAACAAGCTTTCTATATCGCAAGAAGTGGCCGCCCAGGCCCAGTCCATGTAGATATACCTAAGGATGTAACGGCTGCTATTGGCGATTTTGAGTATCCTAGCGAGATAAAGATGAAAACATATAAGCCAACCACAAAAGGCCATCCAAATCAGATTAAAAAGGCCTGTGAAGCCATCATGGCATCCAAAAAACCAATAGCCTATATAGGCGGTGGCGCTGTAAGTAGCGGGGCTAGTGATGAGATTAGAGAATTTATCCAAAAGACTCAAATTCCAGCAGTAGAGACTCTAATGGCGCTTGGAGTTTTAACCCCTGTTAATCCTTTAAATTTAGCTATGGTTGGTATGCATGGTAGTTATGCTGCAAATATGGCATTAAGCGAGGCTGATCTGATCATCTGTCTTGGGGCTAGATTTGATGATAGAGTTACAGGCAAACTAAGCGAATTTGCCAAAAATGCCAAAATCATACATATAGATATAGACCCAAGTAGCATTGGTAAAATTGTTAAAGTAGATTATCCTATTGTTGGCGATTTGAAAAATGTAATGATAGAATTAAATGAGAAGATAAATTTAAATGGCGATGAATTTAGCGCTTGGAGAGATCAGATTGAAATTTACAAAAAGCTTCACCCGCTTAATTATAAAGATAGTGATGAAGTCTTAAAGCCTCAATGGGTAATAGAAAAAATGGGAGAAATTTTGCCAAAAGAGAGCATAATCACCACAGATGTCGGCCAACACCAAATGTGGGTTGCGCAATTTTTCCCATTTAATCGCCCTAGACAGCTACTTACAAGTGGTGGTTTAGGTACTATGGGGTATGGACTTCCAGCTGCGATGGGGGCTGCTTGGGCTAGTGATGCGCCTGTTATTGCTGTTAGCGGTGATGGTGGATTTTTGATGAATATCCAAGAGCTAATGACCTTAGTAGCGAATAAAAAACGAGTGATAAATATCATCTTAAATAATAATTTCTTAGGTATGGTGCGTCAGTGGCAAACATTTTTTTACGATGAGAGATACTCTAATACCGATCTTAGCATTCAGCCTGATTTTGTCAAAATTTGCGAAGGCTTTGGCGGTAAGGGATTTGTAGCTACTACAAAGAGCGAATTTGAATCTGCTTTAAATGCCGCTTTAGAGTGTGAGTGCGTGAGTGTGATTGAGGTTAAAATAGATAGATTTGAAAATGTCTTGCCTATGGTGCCAGCCGGTGCGGCTATTTATAATATGATATTGGAGTGA